In Salmo salar chromosome ssa03, Ssal_v3.1, whole genome shotgun sequence, a single genomic region encodes these proteins:
- the LOC106598516 gene encoding regulator of G-protein signaling 5, which translates to MCKGFAVLQQTCLERAKHIKVKFGTLLQRPDHEHTENVIPFQKKPENVIPLLKKPERCLETPPKYDRPSRAEASQWGKALDNVLTNSYGLATFRGFLRSEFSEENIEFWVACEDYKRTRETSKMAAKAKRIYKEFIQTGAQWEVNIDHITKDVTLRNLGRLTPMTFDLAQRQVFALMEKDSYRRFLKSNQYQEIIK; encoded by the exons ATGTGTAAAGGGTTTGCAGTCTTACAGCAAACATGTCTTGAGAG GGCTAAACATATCAAGGTGAAGTTTGGTACCCTGCTCCAGAGGCCAGACCATGAACACACTGAGAATGTCATCCCCTTTCAGAAGAAACCTGAGAATGTCATCCCTCTTCTAAAGAAACCTGAGAGATGTCTGGAGACGCCTCCGAAGTATGACAG ACCATCAAGAGCGGAAGCATCGCAGTGGGGGAAGGCCCTGGACAATGTACTGACCAACAGCT ATGGCCTGGCTACTTTCAGGGGCTTCCTGAGGTCAGAGTTCAGCGAGGAGAACATTGAGTTCTGGGTAGCCTGTGAGGACTACAAGAGGACCAGAGAAACAAGCAAAATGGCTGCCAAGGCTAAGAGGATTTATAAGGAGTTTATACAGACCGGAGCCCAGTGGGAG GTGAACATTGACCACATCACCAAGGACGTAACATTAAGGAACTTGGGCCGACTGACTCCTATGACCTTTGACCTAGCCCAGAGACAGGTCTTTGCCCTCATGGAGAAAGATTCATACAGGAGGTTCCTCAAATCCAACCAATACCAGGAGATTATAAAGTAG